One window of Paenibacillus sp. FSL K6-3182 genomic DNA carries:
- a CDS encoding GNAT family N-acetyltransferase, translating into MIVIKTDRLYLRCYKEKDFEGLHAIFSDPETMANYPAPFTVQETQNWIKRNEARYKNDGFGLWGVCLRATDELIGDCGLVKQTINGTIEVEIGYHINKKYWSNGFASEAAMACKQYGFHHLGLQKLISIIDPNNLASIRVAEKIGFAKEREAFIFNKNHTIYAGFPTLMASNLP; encoded by the coding sequence ATGATTGTTATTAAAACGGATAGATTATATTTGAGATGCTACAAAGAGAAAGATTTTGAAGGCTTACATGCTATTTTTTCTGACCCCGAAACGATGGCTAATTATCCAGCACCGTTTACTGTCCAAGAAACTCAAAATTGGATAAAAAGAAATGAAGCACGCTACAAAAACGATGGATTTGGTTTATGGGGAGTCTGCTTAAGGGCAACGGATGAACTAATCGGTGATTGTGGCCTTGTTAAACAAACGATAAATGGAACAATTGAGGTAGAAATCGGCTACCATATAAATAAAAAATATTGGTCCAACGGATTCGCCTCTGAAGCAGCCATGGCTTGCAAGCAATATGGTTTTCATCACTTAGGCTTGCAAAAATTGATCAGTATTATAGACCCCAATAATTTAGCGTCCATTCGTGTTGCCGAGAAAATTGGCTTTGCCAAAGAAAGAGAAGCTTTTATTTTCAACAAAAATCATACTATTTATGCAGGCTTCCCCACTTTAATGGCATCCAATCTTCCATAA
- a CDS encoding LacI family DNA-binding transcriptional regulator — protein sequence MATIKDIAQEAGVSAATVSRVLNNDVTLAVSEETRTRIFSIAEQLQYKPSRLRRMKKEEQLSRQQIGLLMWSTLEDEHDDPYFSSIRKGIETRCEELGINIVKVLRGNSRVEMQSFNELDGVIVVGSIHDEDVNQLYSNGNRLVFVNHSGELYEYDTVKLHFEQATRAVIKHLRELGHQKIGYIGGNDYIHRLNRQFESTETDELRRVFFEKEMRERGLYDENFVIKAYWSSNSGYEAMNHMLQQSSRPTACFIGSDPMAVGALRALHEHGLRVPEDMAIVGFDDIEISAFLNPPLTTVRAHTEHMGRTAVQLLLERIEGREAAVHMTVNTTLIVRESCGSSVKS from the coding sequence ATGGCAACGATAAAAGATATTGCGCAGGAGGCAGGCGTTTCAGCTGCTACCGTATCCAGGGTTTTGAACAATGATGTCACCTTGGCAGTAAGTGAGGAAACGCGTACTCGAATATTCAGCATTGCCGAGCAGCTGCAATATAAGCCGTCCAGGCTGCGAAGAATGAAGAAGGAAGAGCAGCTCTCGCGTCAGCAAATCGGTTTGCTCATGTGGTCGACACTGGAAGATGAGCATGATGATCCTTATTTCTCCTCCATTCGCAAAGGCATTGAAACGCGCTGCGAGGAGCTTGGAATCAACATTGTGAAAGTGCTTCGCGGCAACAGTCGAGTGGAGATGCAGTCGTTCAACGAGCTGGATGGTGTGATTGTTGTAGGCTCCATTCATGATGAGGATGTTAATCAGTTGTATAGCAACGGAAATCGGCTTGTATTTGTGAACCATTCAGGCGAACTGTATGAGTATGACACCGTAAAGCTGCATTTTGAGCAAGCAACCCGAGCAGTAATCAAACATCTTAGAGAACTAGGACACCAAAAAATAGGCTATATCGGCGGGAATGATTATATCCATCGTCTGAATCGTCAATTTGAGAGTACAGAGACGGATGAGCTTCGCCGTGTTTTTTTCGAGAAGGAGATGCGTGAGCGAGGTCTTTATGATGAAAACTTCGTCATTAAGGCATATTGGTCTTCTAACAGCGGATATGAGGCGATGAATCACATGCTTCAGCAAAGCTCGCGGCCAACCGCTTGTTTTATTGGAAGTGACCCCATGGCTGTAGGTGCTTTGCGCGCGCTGCATGAGCATGGTCTTCGGGTTCCTGAGGATATGGCGATTGTAGGTTTTGATGACATTGAAATCTCTGCATTTTTGAATCCGCCGCTAACGACGGTTCGCGCGCATACTGAGCATATGGGCAGAACGGCGGTACAACTGCTGCTTGAGCGGATCGAAGGCCGTGAGGCAGCTGTTCATATGACCGTTAATACGACACTCATCGTGCGGGAAAGCTGCGGCAGCTCTGTGAAATCGTAA
- a CDS encoding alpha-galactosidase — protein MSIQYNQQLSVFHLQAKDTSYVIHITKSGYPAHVYWGKKIRGVQLERLFELKERASFTPSTELDQLELSLDTLPHEYPAYGNSDFRMPAFQVKLPNGTTVTDLRFDSHRIVDGKPALAGLPATYIENDSEAQTLEITLKDDLTGLSVSLSYTVFENYDAIARSARIVNNGTDTLDLQRAFSMSLDFAHDNFEMLQLSGAWIRERHIHKRKLEPGLQSIESRRGSSSHMQNPFVALLSEGSTEDHGDVYGVNLVYSGNFTAGVEVDQFHAARLFIGINPFDFNWRLEPGEEFQTPEAVMVHSEHGLGGMSRSFHDLYRARLIRGTFRDQTRPILVNNWEATYFNFNADKIEDIARAGKELGIELFVLDDGWFGKRDNDTTSLGDWFVDPKKLPNGLEDLVSRVKRLDMQFGLWFEPEMISPESELYKAHPDWCLHIDGRRRTQARNQLILDLSRADVQQYIVKSISDILSSAPITYVKWDMNRNMTEIGSALLPAERQRETAHRYMLGLYSVLEEITSAFPDVLFESCSGGGGRFDAGMLYYMPQTWTSDNSDAVSRLKIQYGTSIVYPVSAMGAHVSAVPNHQVNRITSLETRGNVALSGNFGYELDLTQFTEEEKTTVKEQVALYKDVRHLVQFGDFYRLLSPFEGNETAWMFVSKDKKEAFVVFVTVLQEPNLKLNRFCLKGLDPNRDYKLLGEETVYGGDQLLYAGLATPQFYGDYASKVYRFLAVE, from the coding sequence TTGTCTATTCAATATAATCAACAGCTCTCGGTATTCCACCTGCAAGCGAAGGATACAAGCTATGTTATCCATATTACGAAATCAGGTTATCCTGCACATGTCTATTGGGGCAAAAAAATTCGCGGCGTGCAGCTGGAGCGTTTATTTGAGCTTAAGGAGCGGGCTTCATTCACGCCTAGCACAGAGCTGGACCAATTGGAACTGTCGCTGGATACGCTTCCGCATGAGTATCCTGCATACGGCAACTCTGATTTCCGCATGCCTGCATTTCAGGTCAAGCTTCCAAATGGAACAACAGTAACGGATCTGCGCTTTGATTCGCACCGCATTGTGGATGGAAAGCCGGCGCTTGCTGGATTGCCTGCAACGTATATTGAGAACGACTCGGAAGCGCAAACGCTTGAAATCACGCTGAAAGATGATTTGACAGGCTTGTCCGTCAGTTTGTCTTATACCGTATTTGAAAACTACGATGCGATTGCCCGTTCAGCTAGAATCGTCAACAACGGTACTGATACTTTGGATTTACAGCGCGCGTTCAGCATGAGCTTGGATTTTGCGCATGACAACTTTGAGATGCTTCAGCTCTCTGGTGCTTGGATTCGTGAGCGCCATATTCATAAGCGCAAGCTTGAGCCGGGTCTGCAATCGATCGAGAGCCGCCGAGGTTCAAGCAGCCATATGCAAAATCCGTTTGTCGCTTTGCTCTCTGAGGGTTCTACCGAGGATCACGGTGATGTATACGGTGTAAACCTTGTGTATAGCGGTAATTTTACGGCTGGCGTCGAGGTTGATCAATTCCATGCAGCAAGGCTATTCATTGGCATTAACCCATTCGACTTTAATTGGCGATTGGAGCCGGGTGAGGAGTTCCAAACGCCAGAGGCGGTAATGGTTCACTCTGAGCATGGCCTCGGCGGCATGTCACGCAGCTTCCATGATCTGTACCGTGCTCGCTTAATTCGCGGTACGTTCCGTGATCAAACACGTCCGATACTCGTCAACAACTGGGAAGCAACGTATTTTAACTTTAATGCAGATAAAATCGAAGATATTGCGCGTGCCGGCAAGGAGCTTGGCATCGAGCTGTTCGTACTGGATGATGGTTGGTTCGGCAAACGCGACAACGACACAACTTCGCTGGGGGATTGGTTTGTTGACCCGAAAAAGCTGCCCAACGGCTTAGAGGATTTGGTTAGCCGCGTGAAGCGTCTAGATATGCAATTCGGCCTATGGTTCGAGCCGGAAATGATTTCGCCAGAGAGCGAGCTGTACAAAGCTCATCCAGATTGGTGTTTGCATATCGACGGCCGCAGACGGACACAAGCGAGAAATCAACTCATTTTAGATTTGTCACGCGCGGACGTTCAACAATATATCGTTAAGTCGATATCGGATATTCTTTCAAGTGCGCCGATTACGTACGTGAAATGGGATATGAATCGCAATATGACAGAGATCGGTTCAGCACTTCTGCCTGCAGAGCGTCAACGCGAGACCGCTCATCGCTATATGCTGGGTCTCTATTCCGTGCTTGAAGAAATTACGTCTGCTTTCCCTGATGTATTGTTCGAGAGCTGCTCTGGCGGCGGCGGCCGCTTCGATGCGGGCATGCTGTATTACATGCCGCAAACATGGACAAGCGACAACTCCGACGCGGTATCCCGCCTGAAAATTCAATACGGAACAAGCATCGTTTACCCAGTAAGCGCGATGGGCGCTCACGTATCAGCCGTGCCTAACCATCAAGTGAATCGGATAACTTCCCTAGAAACAAGAGGAAATGTTGCGCTATCTGGAAACTTTGGTTATGAACTTGATCTGACTCAATTTACGGAGGAAGAGAAGACGACCGTTAAGGAGCAGGTTGCACTTTATAAGGATGTAAGGCATCTTGTGCAATTCGGAGATTTCTATCGTCTGCTTAGCCCGTTCGAAGGAAATGAAACGGCGTGGATGTTCGTTTCCAAGGATAAAAAAGAAGCATTTGTAGTGTTCGTTACTGTTCTGCAAGAGCCAAATCTGAAGCTTAATCGCTTCTGCCTCAAAGGCCTTGATCCGAACCGCGATTACAAGCTGCTTGGTGAAGAAACGGTATATGGCGGCGATCAGCTGCTATATGCTGGACTTGCAACTCCGCAATTTTATGGCGATTATGCAAGCAAGGTATACCGATTCCTCGCTGTGGAGTAA
- a CDS encoding MerR family transcriptional regulator, with protein MNNSSSYAIGAFAKLTKVTERTLRYYDRQGLLKPSSRNAHGHRFYTDQDLIQLQKILTLKYLDFSLEDISSYLQRPEEDLQHSLASQYEMLKKKQAHLERVIDTIGRMQKILEGAGKVDSHSLLVFIQHIQHEQQQKEWLSTQMPPSLVDAIFMEGIDSEIRSAFESKITVFAMELKELYKQGKQPLDEEVLACGLSLVALLEELLSPVLERFSEEELAQLEVLNDPAHSFDPVLFPNLFTKDEEAFLAVTFDHLEALKMLKAGITDEK; from the coding sequence ATGAATAATAGTTCTTCTTATGCGATTGGCGCATTCGCGAAGCTGACAAAAGTTACTGAGCGAACGCTCCGTTATTACGATCGACAGGGACTGCTTAAGCCGTCCAGCCGAAACGCGCATGGGCATCGCTTTTATACGGATCAGGATTTAATTCAACTGCAAAAGATTTTGACGTTAAAATATTTGGATTTCTCCTTAGAGGACATTTCTTCTTATTTGCAGCGTCCGGAAGAGGACTTGCAGCACTCATTAGCTTCGCAATATGAGATGCTTAAGAAAAAGCAGGCGCATTTGGAGCGTGTAATAGACACCATTGGACGGATGCAGAAAATTTTGGAGGGAGCGGGAAAGGTCGACAGCCATTCATTGCTAGTGTTTATTCAACATATTCAGCATGAGCAGCAGCAGAAGGAATGGCTGTCAACGCAAATGCCGCCTTCTTTAGTAGATGCGATATTTATGGAGGGGATAGACTCGGAAATCAGATCGGCATTTGAAAGTAAAATAACGGTGTTCGCCATGGAGCTAAAGGAACTTTATAAGCAAGGAAAACAGCCTCTGGACGAAGAGGTGCTTGCTTGCGGACTGAGTCTTGTTGCGCTCTTAGAGGAGCTGCTGTCACCTGTCTTAGAGAGATTTAGTGAAGAGGAGCTTGCGCAATTAGAGGTGCTGAACGATCCAGCTCATTCCTTTGATCCTGTTTTATTCCCAAATTTGTTTACGAAGGATGAAGAAGCCTTCTTAGCCGTTACTTTCGATCATCTTGAGGCATTGAAAATGTTGAAAGCAGGGATAACCGATGAAAAATAG
- a CDS encoding ABC transporter ATP-binding protein, which produces MKNSVEADRPKATIGVSQFFKLIAKHRPAKFLIIVAVVLGLGETLLSLLIPLLTKNLVEELSQSTIQTMTFVVLGAVFLVQTIMSGFSVYTMSYVGQFVIAGLRREVWNRVIKLPVPFFDRNNSGETMSRVTNDTNVIKDFIIGHVISFFGGIVSIIGGVILLLLIDWKLTLLMLIAVPVALLVLWPLGTKMFTVSKSMQDETALFQGDLGRVLSDIRLVKASLAEPVENRQGDKRISHLFTFGLQEARIMSIVTPLMMTVMLLILVILIGYGGVRVAQGTLTGGELVAVILYMFQIVMPFTQMASFFTQFQKAMGASERILELLNEKEEQSSHEIEAAVLHEKDHHSFIKFEQLSFGYSEDRPLLHSLSFQVKQGQVTAFVGPSGTGKTTLFSLLERFYNPTEGVITYGGEPIASMALEDWRKRIAYVSQDSPMMQGSIRHNLTYGLEDVSEAKIREAVDQANLTTFIDSLPEGYDTEVGERGVKLSGGQRQRLAIARAILRNPDILLLDEATAHLDSDSEMQVQEALQGLMTARTTLVIAHRLSTIRGADQIIVLEKGEISGQGTHAELLETHELYAKLVQQQFSIE; this is translated from the coding sequence ATGAAAAATAGTGTTGAAGCAGATAGGCCGAAGGCAACCATTGGCGTTTCACAATTTTTCAAGCTGATCGCGAAGCATAGACCCGCTAAGTTTTTAATTATCGTTGCCGTTGTACTAGGACTCGGAGAGACGCTGCTCTCGCTGCTCATTCCATTATTGACGAAAAATTTAGTCGAGGAGTTATCGCAATCGACCATCCAAACGATGACGTTTGTTGTGCTGGGAGCAGTATTTCTAGTTCAGACCATTATGTCTGGTTTCTCGGTCTATACGATGTCCTATGTAGGTCAGTTTGTTATTGCAGGCTTGCGACGTGAAGTATGGAACCGAGTGATAAAGCTGCCAGTACCGTTTTTTGATCGCAACAATTCCGGCGAGACGATGAGCCGTGTTACGAATGATACAAATGTGATCAAAGATTTTATCATCGGGCATGTAATATCGTTTTTTGGAGGAATTGTATCTATTATAGGCGGCGTCATTCTCCTGCTGCTGATTGATTGGAAGCTCACGCTGCTTATGCTGATTGCCGTTCCGGTAGCACTTCTTGTTCTATGGCCGCTAGGCACCAAAATGTTCACAGTATCCAAATCCATGCAGGATGAAACTGCATTATTTCAAGGCGATCTTGGCCGTGTGCTCTCCGATATTCGGCTTGTGAAGGCGTCGCTTGCTGAGCCGGTAGAAAATCGTCAAGGCGACAAGCGAATCTCGCATTTGTTTACATTTGGTTTGCAGGAAGCACGAATCATGTCAATCGTAACCCCTTTAATGATGACGGTGATGCTGCTCATTCTTGTTATATTAATCGGTTATGGCGGTGTAAGGGTCGCACAGGGCACTTTAACGGGCGGAGAGCTGGTTGCTGTTATTTTGTATATGTTCCAAATTGTTATGCCGTTTACGCAGATGGCTTCGTTCTTCACGCAATTCCAGAAGGCGATGGGTGCTTCAGAACGTATTTTGGAGCTGCTAAATGAGAAGGAGGAGCAGTCCAGCCATGAGATTGAGGCAGCAGTCCTTCACGAGAAAGACCATCATTCCTTTATTAAATTTGAACAGTTAAGCTTCGGATATTCGGAGGATCGGCCGCTGCTTCATTCGCTCTCGTTTCAAGTGAAGCAGGGACAAGTAACGGCGTTTGTAGGCCCAAGCGGCACAGGCAAGACAACGCTGTTCTCGCTGCTGGAACGGTTCTATAATCCAACCGAGGGCGTCATAACGTATGGCGGGGAACCGATCGCGTCCATGGCGCTGGAAGATTGGCGCAAGCGGATTGCTTATGTTTCACAAGATAGCCCGATGATGCAAGGCTCGATTCGTCACAATCTTACTTATGGGCTGGAGGATGTGAGCGAGGCGAAAATCAGGGAAGCTGTCGATCAAGCGAATTTGACAACTTTTATCGATTCGCTTCCTGAAGGTTATGACACGGAGGTTGGAGAAAGAGGCGTTAAGCTTTCGGGAGGCCAGCGTCAACGGCTGGCAATTGCCCGGGCTATTTTGCGAAATCCTGATATTCTGCTGCTGGATGAAGCGACGGCTCACCTCGACAGCGATTCGGAAATGCAAGTACAAGAAGCTCTTCAGGGCCTGATGACGGCAAGAACGACATTAGTCATTGCCCATCGACTTTCAACTATTCGAGGAGCCGACCAAATCATTGTACTTGAGAAAGGTGAAATTTCGGGTCAGGGCACCCATGCGGAGCTGCTGGAGACCCATGAATTATATGCTAAGCTCGTACAGCAGCAGTTTAGTATTGAGTAG
- a CDS encoding SDR family oxidoreductase translates to MANVAEVSNRPLALITGASSGFGLLTSIRLAQEGYFVIATMRDIGKKEDVLAKAKENGVLDHIALMRLDITDSDNIVEVIEQVMERWGRIDVLVNNAGYAVMGVVEEIPMVDWRAQFDTNFFGTIAVTKAVLPHMRVRSQGKIINVSSGAGIIGFSNTGAYSASKFALEGFSEALRLELLPFSIPVVLVEPGTYDTGIAAKHVFRAEQNSPYSKMIERFNQFNKKSEKNAPNPIQVANTIVKICQSRRPKLRYVCGNDAKMIFVMKKLFPWRLIEFLLRKALH, encoded by the coding sequence ATGGCTAATGTAGCAGAAGTATCCAATCGACCCCTTGCATTGATTACGGGAGCATCCAGTGGGTTTGGGCTTTTGACTTCGATTCGCTTAGCGCAAGAGGGCTACTTTGTAATCGCAACAATGAGGGACATCGGGAAGAAGGAAGATGTGCTTGCAAAAGCAAAAGAGAACGGCGTACTAGATCATATTGCATTAATGAGGCTTGATATTACCGATTCTGACAACATAGTGGAAGTCATCGAGCAGGTAATGGAGCGCTGGGGCAGAATCGATGTGCTTGTCAATAATGCGGGTTATGCCGTAATGGGCGTCGTTGAGGAAATACCGATGGTGGATTGGCGTGCTCAATTTGATACGAATTTCTTTGGTACCATTGCTGTTACGAAAGCGGTTCTGCCACATATGCGAGTCCGCAGCCAAGGCAAAATTATTAATGTCAGCAGCGGAGCAGGCATTATTGGTTTTTCCAACACGGGTGCGTATTCGGCCTCGAAATTTGCATTAGAGGGCTTTAGTGAAGCGCTACGTCTAGAGCTGCTGCCTTTTTCTATCCCGGTCGTACTCGTAGAACCCGGTACTTACGATACTGGCATTGCAGCAAAGCATGTGTTTCGTGCGGAACAAAACTCCCCTTACAGCAAAATGATTGAGCGCTTTAATCAATTCAATAAAAAGTCGGAGAAAAATGCGCCTAATCCGATTCAGGTTGCGAACACGATCGTGAAAATTTGCCAATCCCGCCGTCCGAAGCTTCGTTATGTGTGCGGAAATGATGCGAAGATGATTTTTGTTATGAAAAAGCTGTTCCCTTGGCGACTCATCGAATTTCTACTTCGCAAAGCACTGCACTAA
- a CDS encoding STM4015 family protein, whose product MEIRLSVGYDEYEEGVRMSELIEKLASSADGEKLSILTIGDWGQAYENSPDSFLESLISHKDSFPNLTKLFIGDMGFEECEVSWINQTNLSPLLAAFPNLQSLSIKGSQELSLQPLVHEKLQELVIICGGLPKSVLEEITSAKLPELKKLELYLGVDDYGFDGGIEDVMPLLQGDLFPKLTYLGLKDSEIQDEIAIAIADAPILDQLEILDLSYGTLSDEGGKALLASERVKKLKHLNLSYHYMSDELLLRWKQTGLSVDVTDQQETDEDDWRYPFLTE is encoded by the coding sequence ATTGAAATTCGCTTATCGGTAGGTTATGACGAGTATGAAGAAGGCGTAAGGATGTCTGAACTGATTGAGAAATTGGCATCTAGCGCAGATGGCGAGAAGCTGTCTATACTAACGATTGGCGATTGGGGTCAGGCGTATGAGAATTCTCCGGACAGCTTCTTGGAATCATTGATCAGCCATAAAGATTCTTTTCCTAATTTAACGAAATTATTTATTGGAGATATGGGTTTTGAGGAATGCGAGGTTTCCTGGATTAATCAGACGAACCTTTCACCGCTGCTTGCGGCATTCCCGAATTTGCAGTCATTGTCGATCAAGGGCAGCCAAGAGTTAAGCTTGCAGCCTCTTGTACACGAGAAGCTGCAAGAGCTCGTTATTATTTGCGGAGGGCTTCCGAAGTCTGTACTAGAGGAAATAACGAGTGCAAAGCTGCCTGAGCTGAAGAAGCTTGAGCTTTATCTGGGCGTAGATGATTACGGTTTTGACGGCGGAATAGAGGATGTCATGCCGCTGCTGCAAGGTGATCTGTTTCCAAAGCTTACATACTTAGGCTTGAAGGATAGTGAAATTCAGGACGAAATCGCAATTGCGATCGCGGATGCGCCGATTTTGGACCAGTTGGAAATACTTGATCTCTCTTACGGCACATTATCCGATGAAGGCGGAAAGGCACTGCTTGCAAGCGAGCGTGTGAAGAAGCTGAAGCACCTTAACCTGAGCTACCACTATATGTCGGATGAGCTGCTGCTTCGCTGGAAGCAAACAGGCCTGTCAGTAGATGTGACGGACCAGCAGGAAACGGATGAAGATGATTGGCGTTATCCGTTCCTTACCGAATAA
- a CDS encoding STM4014 family protein codes for MDHFKNDGVAEAPYLLIGNPSNKRTFGLQAARRKQGLAPAVVLSYEQLLKRTVFIQDILREYTEADKVIIRLDAPGEDQAVERQLIAWGAADRSGDDLFWSAGSLPHNISISAEEAQQLPLEHGRIYYPAQWYRGYCRFLAAMHTEVKASGVSASWVNSPGSVANMFDKRSCWQLLTRHGLIMPALPAPTGSIKNYDELQAAIAASGMRRLFIKLACGSGASGVIAYQINPRTGDELAITTIGIEERARGICFFNEGKLRRYREHSDIRRMVDWVCREGAHIERWIEKESFESKSFDVRQLVVDGKACHTVLRLSSTPITNLHLRNERRMDVDQLLSAEIMAAVQRTAESALRAFPGCSAAGVDVLVQRGSGMTYPIDINPFGDLLYGAEYEGMNTYEWQMQQLLRGE; via the coding sequence ATGGATCATTTTAAAAACGACGGCGTTGCCGAAGCTCCTTATTTGCTCATCGGAAATCCGTCAAACAAACGAACATTCGGCTTGCAGGCTGCAAGAAGGAAGCAGGGGCTCGCTCCTGCTGTTGTGCTCTCCTATGAGCAGCTGCTCAAGCGAACAGTGTTTATTCAAGATATTTTGCGAGAATATACAGAAGCTGATAAGGTCATTATTCGGCTTGATGCGCCAGGTGAGGATCAAGCCGTTGAACGACAGTTGATCGCATGGGGTGCGGCTGACCGAAGCGGCGATGACTTATTCTGGTCAGCGGGCTCTCTGCCGCACAATATTTCGATATCCGCGGAGGAAGCGCAGCAGTTGCCGCTGGAGCATGGACGAATCTATTATCCAGCACAGTGGTACCGCGGGTACTGCCGATTTCTTGCTGCTATGCATACAGAGGTTAAAGCTTCAGGCGTTTCCGCAAGCTGGGTAAACTCGCCGGGAAGCGTAGCTAATATGTTCGACAAAAGAAGCTGCTGGCAGCTGCTCACACGCCATGGACTCATCATGCCGGCTCTTCCTGCTCCTACAGGAAGCATAAAAAATTACGATGAGCTGCAAGCGGCGATTGCTGCAAGCGGCATGAGGCGTCTGTTTATTAAGCTTGCTTGCGGATCGGGCGCTTCTGGTGTTATTGCCTATCAAATCAATCCTCGTACAGGCGATGAACTTGCTATCACGACCATCGGCATAGAAGAACGGGCCCGCGGCATTTGCTTTTTCAACGAAGGCAAGCTGCGGCGTTACCGGGAACACTCCGACATTCGGCGAATGGTCGATTGGGTATGCCGGGAAGGTGCACATATTGAACGATGGATTGAGAAGGAAAGCTTCGAGAGCAAGTCGTTTGATGTACGGCAGCTTGTCGTGGATGGTAAGGCTTGTCATACGGTACTCCGTTTAAGCAGCACTCCAATTACGAATCTTCATCTGCGCAACGAACGGAGGATGGATGTCGATCAGCTGCTATCTGCAGAAATAATGGCAGCGGTGCAGCGGACAGCTGAATCCGCGCTCCGAGCATTTCCCGGCTGCTCTGCGGCAGGGGTTGATGTGCTCGTTCAAAGAGGAAGCGGCATGACCTATCCGATAGACATCAATCCTTTTGGTGATTTGCTGTACGGCGCCGAGTATGAGGGAATGAACACCTATGAATGGCAAATGCAGCAGCTGCTTAGAGGGGAATAG
- a CDS encoding STM4013/SEN3800 family hydrolase, whose amino-acid sequence MLDMNQIVGSHDILMITLDTLRYDAAKLEEKNCPNLCGSGGWEKRHSPGSFTYAAHHAFFGGFLPTPANTDKASHIRLFHTKNTGLKTHPHTWLFDAPDLVSGLQEAGYRTICIGGVIFFTKKNKLAKVLPSYFQESYWRMTFGVTNPRSTEHQVNHALKLLEKSDPAEKLFLFMNISAMHGPNHYFVDGAKRDSVETQRAALRYVDSQLAPLFEAMRRRGKTLCLAFSDHGTAYGEDGYEGHRLAHEVVWNVPYREFILE is encoded by the coding sequence ATGCTAGATATGAACCAAATTGTAGGTTCTCACGATATACTCATGATTACGCTTGATACGCTGCGTTATGACGCTGCGAAGCTTGAGGAAAAGAATTGCCCGAACCTTTGCGGAAGTGGAGGCTGGGAGAAGAGGCATTCGCCGGGCAGCTTTACTTATGCTGCCCATCATGCTTTTTTTGGCGGTTTTTTGCCTACTCCTGCAAATACGGACAAAGCTTCTCATATTAGATTGTTTCATACAAAAAATACGGGGCTTAAGACGCACCCTCATACATGGTTATTTGACGCTCCGGATCTTGTATCCGGCTTGCAGGAGGCGGGCTACCGAACAATCTGCATCGGAGGCGTCATTTTTTTTACGAAAAAGAATAAGCTAGCCAAGGTTCTGCCTAGTTATTTTCAAGAAAGCTATTGGCGGATGACATTCGGGGTAACGAATCCGCGTTCGACGGAGCATCAAGTGAATCACGCGCTTAAGCTGCTGGAGAAATCGGATCCCGCCGAGAAGCTGTTTCTGTTCATGAATATATCTGCCATGCATGGACCAAATCATTATTTTGTAGATGGCGCCAAACGGGATTCCGTGGAAACACAGCGTGCCGCGCTTCGTTATGTTGATAGTCAGCTTGCCCCATTGTTTGAAGCCATGCGGCGCAGGGGAAAAACATTATGTCTCGCGTTTTCCGATCATGGGACAGCTTACGGCGAGGATGGCTATGAAGGGCATCGGCTTGCCCATGAGGTTGTCTGGAACGTGCCGTATCGCGAATTTATTTTGGAATAA